From Topomyia yanbarensis strain Yona2022 chromosome 1, ASM3024719v1, whole genome shotgun sequence, one genomic window encodes:
- the LOC131677823 gene encoding BTB/POZ domain-containing protein KCTD9: MNSKKFPSSSTNNRLGDDCLPSSSGCSNSKQTNTPSPSKENSLSNANSKKHTTPSEPTPSKWVSLNVGGKVFTTTLSTLLNKEPRSMLARMFAQEDAMCPSDKDSQGAFLIDRSSQYFEPILNYLRHGQLIYDGHLSLEGILEEAKFFGIEGLIPQLESLVQQQQAANMEDLPLTRRDVISALIKTSQMTELRFQGVNLAGADLRKLDLRHINFKYACLQRCNLSLANLNYCCLERADLSFANLEGAQLLSVKGLCANMEGANLQGCNFEDPSGVRSNLEGVNLKGACLENSNMAGVNLRVANLRNANLKNCNLRAAVLAGADLERCNLSGSDLQEANLRGANFKDAQLELMLTPLHMSQAIR; this comes from the exons ATGAACTCGAAGAAATTTCCTTCTTCTTCGACAAATAATCGCCTAGGCGATGATTGTCTACCTTCAAGTTCTGGCTGCAGTAATTCCAAACAAACAAATACTCCATCTCCatcaaaagaaaacagtctGAGTAATGCTAATAGCAAGAAGCATACAACACCATCCGAACCAACCCCGTCCAAGTGGGTCAGTCTGAACGTTGGTGGAAAAGTTTTCACCACAACACTGAGTACACTGCTGAATAAAGAACCCCGCAGTATGCTGGCTCGGATGTTTGCCCAGGAAGATGCAATGTGTCCCAGCGACAAGGACAGCCAAGGTGCTTTTCTGATTGATCGCAGTTCGCAGTACTTTGAGCCGATACTTAACTATCTCAGGCACGGGCAATTGATTTACGACGGCCACTTGAGTTTGGAAGGAATTTTGGAGGAGGCAAAGTTTTTCGGTATTGAAGGCCTTATTCCACAGCTGGAAAGTTTAGTGCAACAGCAGCAGGCTGCCAATATGGAGGATTTACCGCTGACGCGTCGGGATGTAATAAGTGCTCTGATAAAGACATCCCAGATGACGGAACTGCGCTTCCAGGGCGTCAATCTGGCTGGTGCTGATCTGCGAAAGCTGGATCTGCGTCATATTAATTTTAAGTATGCCTGCCTACAACGATGCAACTTGTCCCTAGCTAATTTAAACTACTGCTGTCTTGAACGAGCTGATCTTAGTTTTGCCAATTTGGAAGGAGCCCAGCTGTTGTCCGTGAAGGGGCTTTGTGCTAACATGGAAGGTGCTAATTTGCAGGGTTGTAATTTCGAGGATCCGTCCGGAGTGCGGAGTAATCTCGAAGGGGTTAACTTGAAGGGCGCCTGTCTAGAAAATAGCAACATGGCTGGAGTGAACTTGCGGGTGGCCAATCTTCGGAATGCAAATCTGAAGAATTGCAACCTTAGGGCGGCGGTGCTTGCGGGGGCGGATTTAGAG CGCTGCAATCTTTCTGGAAGTGATCTGCAAGAAGCAAACCTCCGTGGAGCCAATTTCAAAGACGCACAGCTTGAGCTTATGCTAACTCCACTGCACATGTCCCAGGCTATTCGCTAG
- the LOC131677801 gene encoding DNA ligase 4, which translates to MSEAQCISQHVKFSEISAMLEKVKEAAKVPSKRDQVLRRYFASFSQFQREYRQKYGDTGRSTIFPILRLLLPTADRERDSYGLRIKSLRDMYIKILGISETSVEARKLSGFDESGSSSAGGGDFADRIYTLMRGRCPQECRLTVWDVNLRLDAIGQHYHNGGQRGKIQNELIRMVEGLTQLDQKWLIRIILKNLRLGMGQQKLLALYHPKAGLMFDRFSNLSKVCEVVETGEGLEEFQVRRGGMDVQLFHPVKPMLCQRVNLKVVNGMLQKEEFWLETKMDGERFQLHKDGQIFKYFSRNSIEYSHVFGETRNHTGSSLTPYLASLLSTTVQSIILDGEMMVFDKSELTYHDKCENTDVKSIRGDNPSMRPCFCVYDILFLNGKSLLTIPYAERIRLLGTVVEEKPGVLTSCKRTKVENSEHLVDLLNRAIDARQEGVVIKKQDSAYSPNERNAGWYKIKPDYIDNLVSDFDLLIIGGFYNYRKTAINTWLVGILDSRPSKEEDTSVFLAVTKVAMGLSNEQWKLLNTSLRPHWREVLSQKEGRSTVYEEPPGLRWGQTPPDVWIPPKHSIVLQLKGSELVRSDSYGTAYTIRFPRVMTIRSDKGYLDVCTKEEFDQLCGSSTTVAKLAKRYVTASDLVSDTGSAGSTPKRKRPSTVQSRRSGKLPFVVASNPTELDDQPIDSICSGLDFCVLSSAKGFPPISELESMVRRHGGRVVKNPGPKTYAVIAGDRTFRVERIIDNGQHNVVTVGWLLRALAGVESRQELIEFKPNDMLAITPKLREQMADRFDRYGDSLTEPICGLDEMREILKQMNLNGLQLSMMELRQGQEEIIGKASGFRIFRGIVARLYDANLSEDTVRYKSKFRMLKFVRAGGLWVSEKADNCVTNIFVIKNTELDKNHLKQWIDSFPKQSIEPEVLQLDWIESCFSKNRLCDEQLYRVF; encoded by the exons ATGTCGGAAGCACAGTGCATTTCCCAGCATGTCAAATTTAGCGAAATAAGTGCAATGTTGGAAAAGGTTAAGGAAGCCGCAAAGGTACCCAGCAAACGGGACCAAGTGCTACGGCGCTACTTTGCTTCCTTTAGCCAGTTCCAGCGAGAGTACCGACAAAAGTATGGTGATACAGGG CGTTCCACAATCTTTCCAATCCTGCGTCTGCTACTGCCAACAGCTGACCGCGAGCGGGACTCGTACGGGCTGCGGATCAAATCGCTACGAGATATGTACATCAAAATACTAGGCATCAGTGAAACTAGCGTCGAAGCTCGTAAACTATCGGGTTTTGATGAGTCTGGTTCTAGCAGCGCAGGTGGCGGAGATTTCGCCGATCGAATTTACACCTTGATGCGTGGCAGGTGCCCGCAGGAGTGTCGGCTAACTGTCTGGGACGTCAACCTGCGGCTGGATGCTATCGGGCAACACTACCACAACGGCGGCCAGCGCGGAAAAATTCAGAACGAACTAATTCGAATGGTCGAAGGGTTGActcagttggatcagaagtggTTGATTCGGATTATCTTGAAGAATCTGCGGCTGGGTATGGGCCAACAGAAGCTGCTGGCATTATATCACCCGAAAGCAGGATTAATGTTCGATCGGTTTAGCAATTTGTCCAAGGTGTGTGAGGTGGTGGAAACCGGCGAGGGTTTGGAAGAATTCCAAGTACGTAGGGGCGGAATGGATGTGCAGCTGTTTCATCCGGTGAAACCGATGCTTTGTCAAAGAGTTAATTTAAAAGTAGTGAATGGTATGCTGCAAAAGGAGGAATTTTGGCTGGAAACCAAAATGGATGGAGAACGGTTTCAGCTTCACAAGGATGGGCAAATTTTTAAGTACTTTTCTCGAAATAGCATCGAATACAGTCACGTGTTCGGAGAAACTCGAAACCATACGGGGTCCTCTTTGACACCCTATCTAGCCAGCCTGCTATCTACAACGGTTCAAAGTATTATTTTGGATGGAGAGATGATGGTATTCGACAAGAGCGAGTTAACGTACCATGATAAATGTGAGAATACCGATGTTAAGAGCATCAGGGGTGACAACCCTAGTATGCGACCATGTTTCTGCGTTTACGACATATTATTTTTGAATGGAAAAAGCTTATTAACCATACCGTATGCTGAAAGAATTCGTCTCCTAGGGACAGTAGTTGAAGAAAAGCCAGGCGTATTGACATCTTGTAAACGAACCAAAGTGGAAAATAGTGAGCATCTAGTTGATCTACTGAATCGAGCTATCGATGCACGTCAAGAGGGAGTCGTAATAAAGAAACAAGATTCCGCCTACAGTCCAAACGAACGAAATGCTGGTTGGTACAAAATAAAGCCGGATTATATCGACAATTTAGTTTCTGACTTTGATTTGTTGATCATCGGTGGATTCTACAACTACAGGAAAACGGCCATCAATACTTGGCTTGTCGGTATCCTAGATAGTCGTCCGTCTAAAGAAGAAGACACATCGGTGTTTCTTGCCGTCACCAAGGTGGCAATGGGACTGTCTAACGAGCAGTGGAAGCTATTGAACACATCGTTACGACCTCATTGGCGAGAGGTGTTATCACAGAAAGAAGGACGTAGTACAGTTTATGAAGAACCTCCTGGACTTCGTTGGGGCCAAACTCCGCCCGACGTGTGGATACCCCCGAAACATTCGATTGTTCTTCAGCTGAAAGGATCCGAGTTAGTCCGAAGTGACTCTTATGGTACGGCGTATACCATTCGCTTTCCCCGTGTAATGACTATCCGCAGCGATAAAGGTTATTTAGATGTTTGTACCAAAGAAGAGTTTGACCAGCTATGTGGATCGAGTACTACAGTAGCCAAGTTGGCTAAGCGATATGTAACCGCGTCAGATTTGGTATCGGATACTGGTTCCGCAGGATCAACTCCTAAGCGTAAACGACCGTCAACTGTTCAGTCTCGTCGTTCAGGTAAATTACCATTTGTCGTAGCTTCGAACCCTACCGAACTGGACGACCAGCCAATCGATAGTATTTGTTCTGGGTTAGACTTCTGTGTTCTCTCCTCTGCCAAAGGCTTTCCCCCGATTTCGGAGTTGGAATCGATGGTTCGTCGCCATGGAGGTAGAGTAGTAAAAAATCCGGGACCTAAAACTTACGCAGTGATCGCAGGCGATCGAACCTTCCGTGTAGAACGAATTATCGATAATGGACAACATAATGTCGTCACCGTGGGTTGGTTACTTCGAGCATTGGCTGGAGTCGAATCAAGACAGGAGCTAATAGAGTTCAAACCAAATGATATGCTGGCAATTACTCCCAAATTGCGAGAGCAAATGGCCGATCGGTTTGACCGTTACGGAGACTCATTGACGGAACCGATTTGCGGTTTAGATGAGATGCGAGAGATATTGAAGCAGATGAACCTGAACGGATTACAGTTATCGATGATGGAGCTGCGACAAGGGCAGGAAGAGATCATTGGTAAAGCGTCGGGCTTTCGGATATTTCGGGGCATTGTTGCACGTTTGTATGATGCAAATTTGAGCGAAGATACCGTTCGGTACAAAAGCAAGTTTCGTATGTTGAAATTTGTTAGAGCCGGTGGACTATGGGTATccgagaaagctgataattgtGTTACTAATATATTTGTGATAAAAAATACAGAATTGGATAAGAACCACTTGAAGCAGTGGATTGACAGTTTTCCCAAACAAAGTATTGAGCCAGAAGTTCTGCAGCTTGATTGGATCGAAAGTTGTTTCAGCAAGAACCGTTTATGTGACGAGCAATTGTACAGAGTGTTTTGA
- the LOC131677808 gene encoding serine protease HTRA2, mitochondrial: MQVIRQTIKLRSAGTICYSNVRQLSTTTLSTGGFASIEGRKQRRRGQHGNDSSSGGDIPIGSIASLCGFFTGFWLRPTDEDDGHGTKRTTYSFLPSVSAATHGKDLKGRRAMYNFIADVVDVSAPAVVYIEIKDTRHYDFFSGQPVTVSNGSGFVIEQDGLILTNAHVVISKPNALVTVKLLDGRTFPGTVEDVDPNSDLATVRIKCQDLPVMKLGKSSELRSGEWVVALGSPLALNNTVTAGVVSSTQRPSQELGLRGKDINYIQTDAAITFGNSGGPLVNLDGEAIGINSMKVTPGISFAIPIDHAKEFLQKGADRRKAKGYSTAKIPVRRYMGITMLTLTPEILRELRQRSLNVPESVQSGILVWKVIQGSPAHVGGLYPGDIITSINNKEVKNSADVYELLAGKDRVLTISIYRGVEKMTVKVNLEDSE; the protein is encoded by the exons ATGCAAGTGATAAGGCAAACAATTAAACTTCGTTCAGCCGGAACTATCTGCTACTCGAATGTCAGGCAACTCTCAACGACAACGCTATCGACGGGTGGATTTGCAAGCATAGAAGGTCGTAAGCAAAGGCGACGGGGTCAGCATGGAAACGATTCTTCTTCTGGGGGTGATATACCGATTGGTTCTATAGCTTCTTTGTGTGGATTTTTCACTGGTTTCTGGTTACGTCCAACCGATGAAGATGATGGTCACGGGACCAAACGAACAACGTACTCATTTTTGCCCAGTGTTTCGGCCGCTACCCATGGCAAAGATCTGAAGGGTCGTCGGGCAATGTATAATTTTATAGCAGATGTGGTTGATGTATCTGCCCCGGCAGTAGTGTACATTGAGATTAAAGATACGCGGCATTATGATTTTTTCTCCGGTCAACCGGTGACGGTTTCCAACGGATCCGGATTTGTCATTGAGCAGGATGGTTTGATTTTGACTAATGCTCATGTAGTGATAAGTAAACCGAATGCGCTAGTTACTGTGAAATTACTGGACGGACGAACCTTCCCGGGCACCGTTGAGGATGTGGATCCAAATTCGGATCTTGCAACGGTGCGAATCAAATGCCAGGATCTACCGGTTATGAAGCTCGGTAAATCGTCCGAACTCAGATCGGGCGAATGGGTAGTAGCCTTGGGTAGCCCACTTGCGTTGAATAATACCGTAACAGCGGGAGTAGTGAGCTCCACTCAACGACCCTCTCAGGAACTGGGATTGCGTGGAAAAGATATTAACTACATTCAGACAGACGCAGCGATAACTTTCGGTAATTCCGGAGGACCACTGGTGAATTTAGATGGTGAAGCGATTGGCATCAACAGTATGAAGGTGACGCCGGGTATTAGTTTCGCAATTCCAATTGATCACGCTAAAGAGTTTCTGCAAAAAGGAGCCGATAGGAGAAAAGCGAAAGGTTACAGCACCGCGAAGATTCCGGTTCGACGATATATGGGTATCACGATGTTAACGTTGACGCCGGAAATTCTAAGGGAACTGCGCCAGCGAAGTCTAAACGTGCCAGAGAGCGTTCAAAGCGGAATTCTGGTGTGGAAGGTTATTCAAGGATCGCCAGCGCATGT TGGCGGTCTCTACCCGGGTGACATCATTACTAGCATAAACAACAAAGAAGTGAAAAACTCTGCCGACGTGTATGAGCTGCTGGCAGGCAAGGACCGTGTCCTTACAATCAGTATCTACCGTGGAGTGGAGAAGATGACCGTAAAGGTGAACCTCGAAGATTCAGAATAG
- the LOC131677815 gene encoding N-acetyl-D-glucosamine kinase, whose translation MAETVYVGGIEGGATHSKLVICDLVGNVVASTKGPGTNHWMVGIPEVAKRIDAMTRDAKTQALIPESQRLAAMGLCLSGAEQEATNKELENYLRSHYPDVAERYTVGSDTIGSIATASNFGGMVIISGTGSNTLLRNPDGSTYGCGGWGHMIGDEGGAWWISKNAIKAVFDHEDNLHRSKLSIDRVWELIQEHFGVKTRLDLLDHCYAKFCKPTYSGLCAKLSTCAMEEGDPLCRKLFEDAGQELARSVCALSPRISPALISKCGELDIVCVGSVWLSWELLEPGFTKELERAKFKYDLKLLKLTNTMALGAAYIAADTYGLQLPRDYSKNYEVFYGHRAVLNGNSNGTSNGTNKTTNGSSIEAANGTIQ comes from the exons CGGTGCAACACACTCCAAGTTGGTAATATGCGATCTGGTCGGGAATGTTGTAGCCTCGACCAAGGGCCCCGGTACCAATCACTGGATGGTGGGAATTCCCGAGGTAGCCAAACGTATCGATGCAATGACCCGGGATGCCAAGACCCAGGCACTGATTCCTGAGAGCCAACGGCTAGCAGCGATGGGACTGTGCCTCAGCGGTGCCGAGCAGGAGGCTACCAACAAAGAGCTGGAGAACTATCTGCGTTCACATTATCCGGATGTGGCAGAGCGTTATACAGTGGGCAGTGATACGATTGGAAGTATAGCGACGGCATCGAATTTCGGTGGAATGGTAATTATTTCGGGGACGGGCTCGAACACGCTACTGCGGAATCCGGACGGAAGCACGTACGGCTGTGGCGGATGGGGACACATGATTGGGGATGAAGGTGGAG ccTGGTGGATCTCAAAAAACGCCATAAAAGCAGTATTTGATCACGAGGATAATTTGCACCGAAGTAAGCTGAGCATCGACCGTGTTTGGGAACTGATTCAGGAGCACTTTGGCGTGAAAACAAGATTAGACCTGCTGGATCATTGttatgccaaattttgcaaGCCAACCTATTCCGGTTTATGCGCTAAACTGTCAACCTGTGCTATGGAAGAAGGTGATCCTCTTTGTCGAAAATTGTTCGAAGATGCTGGCCAGGAACTGGCCCGTTCAGTTTGTGCTTTATCACCTCGTATCAGCCCAGCTTTAATTAGCAAATGCGGAGAACTGGACATCGTTTGTGTCGGGTCTGTCTGGCTAAGCTGGGAGCTATTGGAACCAGGATTCACTAAAGAACTGGAAAGAGCCAAATTCAAATATGATCTGAAACTGTTGAAGCTAACCAACACGATGGCCCTCGGTGCGGCGTACATAGCTGCGGATACATATGGGCTGCAGCTGCCAAGAGATTATTCCAAGAACTATGAGGTATTCTATGGTCACCGAGCCGTACTGAATGGAAACAGCAACGGAACTAGTAATGGAACCAACAAAACGACTAATGGAAGTTCTATAGAAGCAGCTAACGGCACTATTCAATGA